ATGGAATTTCTCAGTCGCAAGCTCGGTGTTCACATGCACGCTATTACCAAGGACGGTATCTATACTGCCAATCGCAATATTGGAAAATACACGGTGCACGAATCAACCCTCGTCAGCATGCCCATCTTTTACCGCACACCTGAAGAAATGGCTGGCAAGGAAATCGTCAAGTGTATGTTTATCGATGAACCTGAAATCCTAGATGCGGCTATTGAAAAGATACCAGCAGAATTTTACGAACGCTACTCCATCAACAAATCTGCTCCTTTCTACCTCGAACTCCTTAAAAAGAATGTAGATAAGGGTTCAGCCATCACTCACCTAGCTGAAAAACTCGGATTGACCAAAGATGAAACCATGGCGATCGGTGACGAAGAAAATGACCGCGCCATGCTCGAAGTCGTTGGAAATCCCGTTGTCATGGAAAATGGAAATCCAGAACTCAAAAAAATCGCCAAATACATCACCAAAACAAACGACGAATCCGGCGTTGCCCATGCCATCCGTACATGGGTACTGTAGAATAATTAAATATAGAAAATAAACAACACCCCAAAAGGTAGAGATGACACTCTAAGTTCCGGGGTGTTCTTTTTGAATTTTCGCCAAATCTTCCAATCTGGCTATCATAGTAAGCCCATCTTATCTAGTGCTTTTAGGGCAGATTCTCTTGATGGGTATGGATTTCCATTGATGAAACGTTTTACTGTTTCGACGTGATGATAAAGATCCATGCTGATTTTTTTTAAATTATCAATAAAGACATCAAGTAGATCTGGTTCAATGTTCTCTAAGGGAGAAGGAAACTCCTTCTTATTTTCAAACTCAAAAGCTTCTTTAGCAGTCACACCTATTGCATAACTAATGTTGTCCCACAAGAGACCATTCGCTTCATTTTCATCTAATTGCATGTAGATAAATATTCCACTGAAGTCTGTCCCATCATCTAAAAGGCGATAAAGTTCCTCTCCCCTTTTATTTCTATTCTCCAAAAAACTCCAACATGCATCCAAGGCGGTTCGAATATGTGAAGTATATTCTGTTTCCATACGATTCGCAATTGCCTCAGCAAAAATCAACATAAAATAACTCGTAAGCATATCCTCTCCTGATCTATACTTGAACGAGTAGCCTATTCGTTCTCATCAGATAAGAATAGTGGTCCAAAGTAGTTTTTAACGAGCTCATCTTTTAAATATCCTTCTATTTCTGGCCCAGTTATTTGTGAAATAAGTTCCCTATTTTCAGCT
This Streptococcus oralis DNA region includes the following protein-coding sequences:
- the yidA gene encoding sugar-phosphatase encodes the protein MSIKLIAVDIDGTLVNSKKEITPEVFSAIQDAKEAGVKVVIATGRPIAGVAKLLDNLQLRDQGDYVVTFNGALVQETATGHEIISESLTYEDYLDMEFLSRKLGVHMHAITKDGIYTANRNIGKYTVHESTLVSMPIFYRTPEEMAGKEIVKCMFIDEPEILDAAIEKIPAEFYERYSINKSAPFYLELLKKNVDKGSAITHLAEKLGLTKDETMAIGDEENDRAMLEVVGNPVVMENGNPELKKIAKYITKTNDESGVAHAIRTWVL
- a CDS encoding Imm6 family immunity protein, with amino-acid sequence MLTSYFMLIFAEAIANRMETEYTSHIRTALDACWSFLENRNKRGEELYRLLDDGTDFSGIFIYMQLDENEANGLLWDNISYAIGVTAKEAFEFENKKEFPSPLENIEPDLLDVFIDNLKKISMDLYHHVETVKRFINGNPYPSRESALKALDKMGLL